A genomic stretch from Streptomyces sp. QL37 includes:
- a CDS encoding SDR family oxidoreductase: protein MASVGFEGRSVIVTGAASGIGRATALKFAQAGAKVVVADLDQVGAENTVKQITAEGGSAHAVVGDLSEQQMVDAVVANAVEVFGRIDVLVNNAGIMDRMSALGETQDAEWERTLRINLTAPFLLTRAVLPHMLAGGGGSIVFTASEAGLRGSAAGAAYTASKHGIVGLVKNLAVMYRAQGIRANAVAPGPTATAMRPDAAADAHGPAVVGGLINANIGRLGSAEEQADAILYLASDAASFVNGVVLPVDDAWAAV, encoded by the coding sequence ATGGCCAGTGTTGGCTTTGAAGGCCGCAGCGTCATCGTCACCGGCGCCGCCTCAGGCATCGGCAGGGCTACGGCCCTCAAGTTCGCGCAGGCAGGGGCGAAGGTGGTGGTTGCGGATCTCGACCAGGTCGGCGCCGAGAACACCGTCAAGCAGATCACAGCGGAAGGCGGCTCCGCTCACGCCGTTGTGGGAGACCTGAGCGAGCAGCAGATGGTGGACGCAGTCGTAGCGAACGCCGTCGAAGTCTTTGGGCGCATAGACGTCCTGGTCAACAACGCCGGGATCATGGACCGCATGTCAGCACTCGGTGAGACGCAGGACGCGGAGTGGGAACGCACTCTCCGGATCAATCTGACGGCGCCGTTCCTGCTGACCCGCGCCGTGCTGCCGCACATGCTCGCCGGAGGAGGCGGTTCCATCGTGTTCACCGCCTCGGAGGCCGGCCTGCGAGGCAGCGCCGCGGGAGCGGCCTACACGGCTTCCAAGCACGGCATAGTGGGCCTGGTCAAGAACCTGGCGGTCATGTACCGGGCGCAGGGCATTCGGGCCAACGCTGTTGCCCCGGGCCCCACGGCCACCGCTATGCGTCCGGACGCGGCGGCGGACGCCCACGGCCCTGCGGTCGTCGGCGGACTTATCAATGCGAACATCGGGCGGCTCGGCTCTGCCGAGGAACAGGCTGACGCGATCCTCTATCTGGCGTCCGACGCGGCATCGTTCGTCAACGGCGTGGTCCTGCCGGTCGACGATGCCTGGGCGGCGGTCTGA